GTCTTTTCGCGCAAGCGAAGTGCGAATAATAACGCTAAACGAGACGGGTCGGCTAACCCTCGAAAAAACTTTGCGCGCACACCAAGAGCATCTACAACGGATGGATTCATGGTCTCACCTCTTGATATCATCATATCACTGTACGATGATTTGAATAGTACCATCAAATTCAGCTTCACGCACCAGGTTCGAAAACTATTTGCAAACATCAACTAAATATGTCATGATTCGATTGGAGGGATTTCATGGAAGGATTACGCGAATTGTTTCAGGGCTTTGCTCGTAATTTCAGCATGCTCGACTCCACGTGTTGCGCACGTTGTTGTGGGGAGGACTTATCCCTGATTCAGAGTCACATTCTATTCGAAGTCAGGCGGCAGGAACTCCCGTCAATGCAAGAGGTAGCAGGGGCGCTTGGGGTAGATGTGACGACATTCAGCCGTCAAATTAAACTCCTTGTCGAAAAGGGACTTGTTCAAACCACGCCTGATCCAAACGATGGACGCGTGAAATTGTTATCGCTAACGCCAGCAGGGCAACAGATTGAGAGACAGATCGATGATTTTATGCAACGGTCGATTCGCAGGATATTAGACCAACTGTCTCCTTTCGAACAAAGTTCAGTGCTGTCATCGCTTGCGCTATTGAACAAAGCAGTACGCGATGCAGATATTTGGTCGTGTAGGTAGCTTTTCTTTGGACTAATACTTGCAAAAATCAAGTATTTTAGGAGGTGTGTCGAATGGACATTCGATTCGGGCGATTCGAAGATTTAGAGGCGATTCTTACGATTTACAATCAAGGCATTGAAGATCGGATCGCCACCCTCGAAGTGGACCAAAAAGACATGGACTACATGACTAATTGGTTTGAAAACCACAACGGTCGTTATCGTGTATTTGTCGCCGAGACCGACGGAGAAGTCGTCGGCTGGGCATCACTCCATCCATATTCGCATCGCTGTGCCTATGCGGGTGTTGGAGAGCTATCCGTGTACATCCGTCGCGACTGGCGGGGAAAAGGCGTTGGGCAAAAGTTGCTTACGGCACTTGAAGCGTTTGCCAAGGAAAATGATTTTCACAAGCTGATCTTGGGCACCTTCCCGTTCAACCAAAATGGGCAGGGGCTCTATCACAAGATGGGGTTTTATGAGGTCGGAACCTTCAAGAATCAAGGAAAACTCGATGGCAAATGGGTCGACGTGATGTGGATGGAAAAGTTGTTGAGCTAACTTTGCGTCCTTTTGCCGATGCCTCCGTCTTAAAGGATGTAAACAATCTGGAGGTGTTCAAATGAGTGCATGTGGATGTGGAACGCAAACGAAATTACCAGTGGCAGTCATCGGTACAGGTCCTGTTGGATTGGCTGCCGCTTCACATTTGTTGATTCGTGGAGAAAGCGTTCTGGTTTTTGAGGCTGGTGAAAGCATCGGCGCAAATATTCGTCGGTGGCAACATGTGCGGATGTTTTCGCCTTGGCAATACAATGTCGATAAAGCGGCGAAACAACTGCTAGAGCAACACCATTGGGTTGCACCGCCGAACGAAGAACTACCGACGGGGCGGGATTTGTTAGAGAAATACCTCCTGCCGTTAAGCGAACTACCCGAAATTCAATCAACGATTCACGTAAGCGCCAAAGTTATCGGTGTGGCTCGAAACAATCTGGACAAATTGAAGACCGCAGGACGCGACAGACAACCCTTTACTTTATTCGTTGAAGAGCAAGGCGGGGTCAACACATACCAAGTCCGTGCAGTTATTGACGCATCTGGCAACTGGACGAATCCGAACCCCGTATTGTCAATGGGTGTTTGGACGCCGATGGAGCGTGCCCTAAGCGAGCAGATTTTCTACGGGATTCCGAATGTATTAGGTGAATATCGCGAGCGGTACGCAGGTAAAAGTGTGTTGGTGGTTGGAAGTGGTCACTCTGCCATCAATGCGCTCCTTGACCTCGCGAAACTGAAAGAAGAATTTCCAGAAACGGAAATTGTCTGGGCGGTTCGAAAATCGTACATCGCTGAGGCGTACGGTGGTGAGGATCGCGATGGGTTACCCGCACGAGGGGAACTTGGCATCCGCATTCGCAAACTCATTGAATCCGAGCAAATTACTGCACTGACACCGTTTCACATTCACCAAGTAGCGCAGAATAATGCGACCATCACAGTTCGTGGCACGATGAACGGGCAAGCGGTTGAAGTCTCTGGAATCGATGAGGTCATTACCGCCACAGGCGCTCGACCCGACCTGTCGTTCTTGAGTGAAGTGCGTTTGTCGCTTGATCCCGCCCTGGAAAGTGCCACGGAACTGGCTCCATTGATTGACCCGAACGAACACAGTTGTGGCACTGTACGACCGAATGGAGAAAAGGAACTTCGTCAACCTGAAAAGGATTTCTACATTGTCGGTGTGAAGAGCTACGGACGCGCACCCACGTTCCTACTCGCCACTGGCTACGAGCAAGTTCGCTCGGTCGTTGCTGGACTCGTTGGCGATTTCAAGGCTGCGGAAGAAGTGCACCTAGAACTACCTGAGACAGGGATCTGTAAGGTTGGCGGACCGTCCGCACAATCTTGTTGCGGATGTAGGTGATCGCTTGAAATCCGTTTATGCGATTGCACTGATCACAGCGGTTTGTTTATTCGGCGACTCGATGCTGTACGTCGCCTTGCCAACGCATTATCACGAAGTCGGGGTTTCATCGCTACTCGAAGTAGGCGTGCTCCTGTCCGTGAATCGCTTGGTGCGTCTGCCCCTGAACCCTGTCATCGGGTATCTGTACCGAACCATTTCGCCGCGTCAGGGCATCCTCATGGCGGTTGTCCTGGCGGGAGTCACAACGTCGCTTTATGGTGTCGCCAAAGGCTTCTGGATATGGGTCATCATACGTGCGATTTGGGGACTCGCTTGGTCATTCTTTAAGATCGGAGCCTTTCTGCTTATCCTCAATTTCTCCGATGACACCAATCGCGGCAGCCTCATGGGGAAATACAATGGGTTGTACCGTCTTGGGAGCCTCGTTGGAATGCTTGCGGGTGGATTTTTTGCGGACCAATTTGGGATCGGCACCATCAGCCTGGTCTTCGGCATCACCGCATTTCTGGCGATTCCAGCAGTTCTTCGGTACATTCCCACAACCCACGGAACCGTTCACCAAAGGCAAAGTGTTTCGTCGTTTGAAACGAAGCCGTGGTGGCTCGATTCTCGCGTACTATGGATATTAGCGTCAGGGCTTTTGGGTTCCATGGCACTCGATGGGTTGCTGACGGCTACTCTGAGCCATGTGATTGTCATCCGTTATCCAGCCGTTGTGAAGTGGCTTGGGCTGACGATGGGTGCATCGACCTTAGCTGGAACCATGCAAGCGGTTCGCTGGTTAGTTGGACCGTGGATTTCCCCTTGGATCGGGCGATTGTCGGACCGAAGATGGCGAAGGACTCAGCTTTTGGCTTTTACGCTCGGCATAGCGACCCTCTTAATGGGGATGATTCCTGTTCGCACGCCGTTTGTCATATGGCTGATTCTCATCTTCATATTGCTCTTGGTTTCCTCGCTTGTGAGCACGTTAAGTGACTCTGTGGCGTCCGACACCGCTTCCGCATCGTCAGCAGTGGCGGTCATGACCACCTATGCGATGGCACTCGATGTGGGAGCTGCAATCGGACCCACACTCGGCTATGGATTAGAGGCGCTGCTTGGCACCTCCAGCATGTATTGGGGATCGACAATGGTCTTAGCGTGCCTGACCATCAAATGGGCATGGACTGCGTGGTCAAACAGGAAACAGAGTGAGATTCATGCGCTATCGATGTGAAGAAAAAAGGGAGCCGCTTTAGGCTCCCTTTTCGCATGAGGACTTACAAGACGACTGCGTTTTGCATTTCGCACAGCATGATTCGTTGCGGGTGTAATCAATGACATTTCCGAGTCGGTCGAACTCCAGGTGACAACAGTCGAGGATCATTTCCTTCAGTTTTTCACGACCACGCTGCACGCGCGATTTTGCGCCTGACAGCGAGATACCGAGTCGTTCAGCCAGTTCCTTTTGAGTAAGTCCTTCGATTTCGGTCAAGACAATCGCTTCACGGTACTTGTCAGGTAAGTCTGCGATCGTGGCGTTAAGCCACGATGCTACGGTTTCATTCAGATTCGCCACTTCCTCTTCAGGCGCGGCAAACATGTCTTCCTTGTCGTCAATCGGTACGGAATTGTTCTTCGCTTTGGAGCGGTAGTGGTCAATGATGGTGTTCCGTGCAATGCGAAACAGCCAGCCCTGGATTTTTGCATCGTCCTCGACCGAATCAATGTTGTCGTGGATCTTCCGAAAAACGTCTTGCAGAATGTCATCGGCGTCGAATTGATTGTTCACGCGGCTAAAAATAAACCCCTGAAGTTTGCCGCTGAATTCTTCCCAAATGTGTTGTGTGTCCAATAGGTATCCCCCTACTCCTGTACATTCATTTTTTTCGATTTAGTTCCTACACTTTCATCGGCTTGGACGAAAGATGCAGCAAAGTTCTTCGGAAAGCAGAGCGTTCACTTCCGACGAATTGAGTTCGTAGTAGCTCCATGTCCCCTGTGTCTCGCGTTGAATTAGCCCAGCATCCGCCAAGATTTTCAGGTGGTAGGACAGACTCGATTGAGGCAGCCCAAGCACTTCTTGCAAGTCCAATACATTGGTCTTCCCGCGCTGGCACAGTTCGTACATGATCTGCAATCGCTTTTCATCAGCAAGTGCCTTGAATTTCCCGACATAGGAATTGAAGTTGTTCGTCGGTCGTTGATTGTTGAGCAGCTTGAGTTGCTTCATCAAATCTCTTCCTGTTCATCGGATTATTTGGATTTAATTGCAGTATATGCGCGTACGATGGATTCCGCAAGAATAAATCGAAAAAAGTTGCTGAATGTTTGCGTCCTTTTCTAAAACCCCTCGTCTGTATAGGTGAAACACACTGAAACGGGAGGGATTTATATGTTGGACCTTGTGATTATTGGTTCAGGACCTTATGGAATTTCACTCGCTGCCCATGCGGTTGCAAACGGATTGTCTTACAAACTTCTTGGTTACCCGATGGATTTTTGGAAGAATACCATGCCTCAAGACATGTTTATTCGAACGCCGTACGAATTCATCCAGTTCTCCGATCCGAACGATGCATTCACGATTACTCGGTTCAGCGACGAGACAGGAGCTGAACTCGTGAACCCACTGCCACGACCGACATTCGTTCAGTACGCGATGTGGTTTGCCGAAAAAGCTGGCATTGAATTCACATCCGAATTGGTCGTCTCCCTTGAGAGAAAACATGACGGATATCGCATCGTGACGGACGCAGGGCAAATCCTGTGCGCAAAGAACGTCGTTGTTGCCACAGGAGTCGAACATTACAAATATGTGCCTGAGCTTTATCGTGGCTTGCCTTCGGACTTGATTTCTCATACCTCTGGATACACGCATTTTGACCAGTTCGCAGGACAAAAGGTGGCGGTGATTGGCAGCGGGCAAAGCGCTTGGGAGGCGGCTGGGCTTCTTCACTTAGCAGGTACCGATGTGCAACTGATTTACCGTCGTGAATCGGCGAACTATGCAGGGGGACCTGCCGAGGAAATTGCACTGCGCGATCTTGGAGATGTCTTCTATGACCTCCCAATGGAAGAAAAGCAAGAAGGGTGGGGGCAATCCCCTGGCAGCGTGGCACACTTCTTACGCCCCTATGTGGAAGGAAAAGTGCCCGAGTACGGCGGGTTGACTGTAGTTGATGTGCAAGTCACTCCTGACCGTCTTGTGGAATTGACCCTGTCGAGCGGAGAAACGCGCACGTTTCACCATTTGATTTCCGCATCAGGCTTCCGAATCAACATAGAAAAGGTGCCATTCTTCGGCGAATCGCTTCTACGCGAAATCGATCGCGAGGACGCGTTCGAGCAATTCCCGAAGTTAAGTGAAACATTCGAATCAAGTGTCCCAGGTCTCTATATTGCGGGTCCTTTGTCTTCGCACAGCCATGGTCCTACATTCCGCTTCATTTTGGGACTGAAGAAAACGGCATCGACGATTATTCCTGCAATTGCGAGCGATAAGGTGGGTGTCCGATGAATCGTCACGAACTTACAGAGGTACAGACAAGGCGCATTTGGAAGGACCTGTCACACCTCACAGGAGAGGAAACACAGGGGCGTTTGTCAGGCACCATTGGTGCACGCAAAGCGGCAAGCTATCTTGAACAGCAATTGACATCATCAGGATACGAGACTTCGTTCATGCCTGTTGATGTACCTGCACTTCGACTGACAGGGCGTCCGACACTCCTCGTTGGCGAGCATGCATTCAGACACAGAATGGACTTTGCTGAATTAAACGCTGCCACATCTGGCGGAACAGTCGAAGGCAAACTCCTTGTTTTACGCGACGGAGATGACATTGACGCTGCCGAACTCGTCGACAAGATCGTACTCATTTCTGAGCGACCTGATGGACTCGACGTGCGTGCAACCGCTGAAGCGGCTGCCAATGCGGGGGTCAAAGCCCTTCTCGTTGAACACGGTGAGCCAAAGTGGTTTCATAAATCACCAAACGGCGGAAGGAACACAAGAATTCCCGTGTTGAGGGTCAGACAATCCGTGGCGGAGCCATTGGTGCGTTTGAATGGCGAACCCGCCTTTGTCGATTTGCCACTCGAAAATCGGACATTAGCGTGCCAAAACGTACTGGGTTTTCTAAAAGGAAATCCGAGAGCGACTGAGACACTTGTTTTGATCGCTCATTACGACCATGTTGGAGACGATCCAGGTGGAATGCGGTTTCCTGGTGCGATTGACAATGCGGCAGGGGTCGCCATTCTGCTTGGACTGGCAAGGGAATTGGCTACGCGAAAGGAATCGCTGCCGTTTCATGTCCTTGTGGCGTTTTTGACGGGGGAAGAGTCAGGGATGGTTGGGGCGAGACAATTAAGTTAGTCAAGCATCGACGCCGATTTGGGCAGCCATCAATATCGACTCGCTTGGGTTTGAGTCGTCTCTGTTCAAGATGCGTACGGGTCACAACGAACCTGGTCATTGGCTGGCGGATTTGGCGGATGTCGTGATTCAGGAACACGATGTTGAGACGGCTTGGATTGCGGGTGGAGAAGACTCGATGGCATTCCAGCGTGAAGGAATTGATGCCATTGGGATCGGGCAAAAGCCGACCTTGCCCGAGTCCGTTCAAATCCACTCGCCGATGGATTCACTGGAGAATCTGCATTTCGCTCCCGTTGCCATGGCGTACTCCATTTTCTTCGAAATAATTGAACGATTGATCCAGAAAACTTGCGTCCTTTTGTGAAGACCGTCGTCTTTATAGTGGAATCAATTAACAAACTATTAGGGGGAATAAACCATGACAATCATTATCAAGAAATCTGGAAACGCACAAGAAACGACTGATGGATGTTGTTCTTCATCGCAAGAACCAACCCAGAACGGTGGCTGCTGTGGAACGATTGCCTCCACCAATGAATCCTGCTGTGGGACGGACACGAACACGGCGAACTTGTGCTGCGGATAACGTTGAAGGAGGCAAACACATGAACCACATCTATGCGGCGGAAAAGTTGATGCAAGTTCAGAAGATGCAAGTGGAAAAGTTGTCTCGGGAGTATTGGAAGATCCCAAGAAAAGAGCGTAGCAATCTACTTCGATTTGTAAATTCCTTATTTAAGAGACAACCTAAAATGACCCTACAGACCACATACTGTCCATGTTGTGCAGCATAAATTATGAATATGGCGTGAGACAGTCAGTCCGATGGGCTGGCTGTTTTGTTTCAGCAACAATCAGGTATATAACCAAATGTTTATAAGGTTAAATTTTGGAGCATAACGGAGGTAGAACACACGACACAAAAGTCCAACGGTAATATGTCAAGTTCCTGAAACTCGAAAAATGGAAATTTTGTTGGACCAAATTACCGTGAGTCAGTGAAAAAGACAGCACTAAAGAAACCCAGTCTGAGTTTG
This is a stretch of genomic DNA from Alicyclobacillus dauci. It encodes these proteins:
- a CDS encoding M28 family peptidase, with translation MNRHELTEVQTRRIWKDLSHLTGEETQGRLSGTIGARKAASYLEQQLTSSGYETSFMPVDVPALRLTGRPTLLVGEHAFRHRMDFAELNAATSGGTVEGKLLVLRDGDDIDAAELVDKIVLISERPDGLDVRATAEAAANAGVKALLVEHGEPKWFHKSPNGGRNTRIPVLRVRQSVAEPLVRLNGEPAFVDLPLENRTLACQNVLGFLKGNPRATETLVLIAHYDHVGDDPGGMRFPGAIDNAAGVAILLGLARELATRKESLPFHVLVAFLTGEESGMVGARQLS
- the sigZ gene encoding RNA polymerase sigma factor SigZ; this translates as MDTQHIWEEFSGKLQGFIFSRVNNQFDADDILQDVFRKIHDNIDSVEDDAKIQGWLFRIARNTIIDHYRSKAKNNSVPIDDKEDMFAAPEEEVANLNETVASWLNATIADLPDKYREAIVLTEIEGLTQKELAERLGISLSGAKSRVQRGREKLKEMILDCCHLEFDRLGNVIDYTRNESCCAKCKTQSSCKSSCEKGA
- a CDS encoding NAD(P)/FAD-dependent oxidoreductase, with amino-acid sequence MLDLVIIGSGPYGISLAAHAVANGLSYKLLGYPMDFWKNTMPQDMFIRTPYEFIQFSDPNDAFTITRFSDETGAELVNPLPRPTFVQYAMWFAEKAGIEFTSELVVSLERKHDGYRIVTDAGQILCAKNVVVATGVEHYKYVPELYRGLPSDLISHTSGYTHFDQFAGQKVAVIGSGQSAWEAAGLLHLAGTDVQLIYRRESANYAGGPAEEIALRDLGDVFYDLPMEEKQEGWGQSPGSVAHFLRPYVEGKVPEYGGLTVVDVQVTPDRLVELTLSSGETRTFHHLISASGFRINIEKVPFFGESLLREIDREDAFEQFPKLSETFESSVPGLYIAGPLSSHSHGPTFRFILGLKKTASTIIPAIASDKVGVR
- a CDS encoding MarR family winged helix-turn-helix transcriptional regulator, whose translation is MEGLRELFQGFARNFSMLDSTCCARCCGEDLSLIQSHILFEVRRQELPSMQEVAGALGVDVTTFSRQIKLLVEKGLVQTTPDPNDGRVKLLSLTPAGQQIERQIDDFMQRSIRRILDQLSPFEQSSVLSSLALLNKAVRDADIWSCR
- a CDS encoding MFS transporter, encoding MKSVYAIALITAVCLFGDSMLYVALPTHYHEVGVSSLLEVGVLLSVNRLVRLPLNPVIGYLYRTISPRQGILMAVVLAGVTTSLYGVAKGFWIWVIIRAIWGLAWSFFKIGAFLLILNFSDDTNRGSLMGKYNGLYRLGSLVGMLAGGFFADQFGIGTISLVFGITAFLAIPAVLRYIPTTHGTVHQRQSVSSFETKPWWLDSRVLWILASGLLGSMALDGLLTATLSHVIVIRYPAVVKWLGLTMGASTLAGTMQAVRWLVGPWISPWIGRLSDRRWRRTQLLAFTLGIATLLMGMIPVRTPFVIWLILIFILLLVSSLVSTLSDSVASDTASASSAVAVMTTYAMALDVGAAIGPTLGYGLEALLGTSSMYWGSTMVLACLTIKWAWTAWSNRKQSEIHALSM
- a CDS encoding ArsR/SmtB family transcription factor produces the protein MKQLKLLNNQRPTNNFNSYVGKFKALADEKRLQIMYELCQRGKTNVLDLQEVLGLPQSSLSYHLKILADAGLIQRETQGTWSYYELNSSEVNALLSEELCCIFRPSR
- a CDS encoding NAD(P)-binding domain-containing protein; translated protein: MSACGCGTQTKLPVAVIGTGPVGLAAASHLLIRGESVLVFEAGESIGANIRRWQHVRMFSPWQYNVDKAAKQLLEQHHWVAPPNEELPTGRDLLEKYLLPLSELPEIQSTIHVSAKVIGVARNNLDKLKTAGRDRQPFTLFVEEQGGVNTYQVRAVIDASGNWTNPNPVLSMGVWTPMERALSEQIFYGIPNVLGEYRERYAGKSVLVVGSGHSAINALLDLAKLKEEFPETEIVWAVRKSYIAEAYGGEDRDGLPARGELGIRIRKLIESEQITALTPFHIHQVAQNNATITVRGTMNGQAVEVSGIDEVITATGARPDLSFLSEVRLSLDPALESATELAPLIDPNEHSCGTVRPNGEKELRQPEKDFYIVGVKSYGRAPTFLLATGYEQVRSVVAGLVGDFKAAEEVHLELPETGICKVGGPSAQSCCGCR
- a CDS encoding arsinothricin resistance N-acetyltransferase ArsN1 family A — its product is MDIRFGRFEDLEAILTIYNQGIEDRIATLEVDQKDMDYMTNWFENHNGRYRVFVAETDGEVVGWASLHPYSHRCAYAGVGELSVYIRRDWRGKGVGQKLLTALEAFAKENDFHKLILGTFPFNQNGQGLYHKMGFYEVGTFKNQGKLDGKWVDVMWMEKLLS